The proteins below come from a single Panicum hallii strain FIL2 chromosome 7, PHallii_v3.1, whole genome shotgun sequence genomic window:
- the LOC112901339 gene encoding uncharacterized protein LOC112901339 encodes MEFKNLTTGLGWDEAKPTVDCSDEWWDENLARCNNKEKAIKCPHLKFWKQGPKFFDDMHYVFGKAHVSGSSASYPEDILSDNASDEDEIEKIQIENVEKTRNTGKRKRKGASTGAEEKDEKSPFFRLHKSTCQKIETAAEKISTSVEASSAPPINHVPTIAMTMKMVKECGVEEGTALMYTATSLIVKLDFREIFSSLKTLEGRLDLIMREHDGRQ; translated from the exons ATGGAGTTCAAGAATCTTACAACTGGACTTGGATGGGATGAGGCTAAACCAACTGTGGACTGCTCGGATGAATGGTGGGATGAAAACCTTGCT AGGTGCAATAATAAAGAGAAAGCAATCAAATGTCCTCATTTGAAGTTCTGGAAACAAGGCCCAAAGTTTTTTGATGATATGCATTATGTGTTTGGCAAGGCACATGTTAGTGGGTCTTCCGCATCATATCCTGAAGATATATTATCTGATAATGCAAGTGATGAGGATGAAATAGAAAAAATACAGATAGAGAACGTTGAGAAGACAAGAAACACAGGAAAAAGGAAACGCAAGGGGGCATCCACTGGTGCTGAGGAGAAAGATGAGAAGAGCCCTTTCTTTCGTTTGCATAAGAGCACTTGTCAGAAGATAGAAACTGCTGCAGAAAAGATCTCCACAAGTGTTGAAGCATCATCCGCTCCTCCAATCAACCATGTTCCTACCATAGCAATGACTATGAAGATGGTGAAAGAATGTGGGGTGGAAGAAGGAACTGCTCTAATGTATACAGCCACCTCACTTATTGTGAAGCTAGATTTTAGGGAGATTTTTAGCTCTCTAAAAACACTTGAGGGAAGGCTCGATTTGATTATGAGAGAGCATGATGGACGGCAGTGA